The DNA region GGGCACTCGGAACTCGCCGCGGAAGACCCTGCTGCAGCAGGCGCAGATCCCGCTCGCGTCCTTCACCGGAGTCGACCCGACCACGGTGCGCGAGGTGACCGTCGACGTCCCGAAGCAGAACGGCGGCGTCCTGCTGAGCGACGTGGCGCTGCTCCCCGCCGCGACGCTGGGCACGCCCGCCGTCACGGGCCGGCCCACAGCGCGGATCGCCGACCGGTTCGTCGACGAGGGCAGTCGCCGCGCCTGGGTCTCCGCCGCCGTCGTCCTCTCCCGACCGGCGGAGGCGGCCACCACGGTGTTCTTCGACCTCGACCAGAGCTACGACAGCCGCATCCGACCGACCGTGCAGCCGGTGACCTTCCAGCCGGGCGAGGTCTGCAAGGCCGTCCGGGTCGCCGTGACCGGTGACCGGCAGCCGTCCGAGACCCGCACGTCCGCGTACCCGATGACGCTCAGCAACACCCAGGGCGGGTCGGTGATCGGCGACTCGATCGGGGCGCTGACGATCCGCGAGGACGACGGCGTGCGCACGAGGAACGGTCGTCCCGCGGCGTCGGCCCCCGCGGTCGGGACTCCCGGCGATGCCTGCACCGAGGCCCAGGCGACGACCGCCGCCGCCACCGCCACGCTCGGCAGCGCCAGTCGCCCCGGGACGATCGCCGTCTCCGCGAGTGGGTTCCGCGCCGGTGAGTCGGTCGCGGTGAGCATCGACCGCACCAGCCTCGGACGTAGGACCGCCGACGCGAACGGCAAGCTCCGCTTCAAGACCACGAAGGCCGGTTCGTTCGCTGCGGGGTCGCACGTCGTGCACGCCCTCGGCTACGGCTCCGGTCAGCGCGGGCGGGGGACGTTCACGACCCGGTAGGCCGTCGCCCGTCGCCGGACCCTTACCGGGCTCCCAGCCCGCGGCGGGGTGCGCTCCATGCCCGACCGCGACGGTGGACCCATGTCAGGCACGTCGACCGTCACCCCCGTCCGTTCCACCCTGCTGTCCGCGCGACTGCGATCGGTCGGCCGCAGCCGGACGGACCCGGCGCGGTGGGAGCGACCAGCGTTCCTCGGGCTGCTCGTGGCGACCGGGGTGCTGTACCTCGTCGGTCTCGGCGTGAACGGGTGGGCGAACTCGTTCTACTCGGCCGCGATCCAGGCCGGCAGCCAGAGCTGGGAGGCGTTCTTCTACGGTTCCTCCGACGCCGCGAACGCGATCACGGTCGACAAGCCGCCGGCGTTCCTCTGGGTGATCGGGGTGTCGGTCCGCCTGTTCGGGCTGAACTCGTGGTCGATCCTCGTCCCCCAGGCGCTGATGGGCGTGGCCTCGGTGGCGATCCTGTACCGGATCGTCCGTCGCCGGTTCACGGCGGGCGCCGCGCTGGTCGCCGGAGCCGCCCTCGCCGTGACCCCGGTGGCGACACTGATGTTCCGCTACAACAACCCGGACGCGCTCCTGACGCTCCTGGTGGTCGGGGCGATCGCGCTGACCCTGCGCGGTGTCGAGTCCGGACGGATGCGCTGGGTGGTCTGGGCCGGCGTGCTCGTCGGACTCGGGTTCCTGACGAAGCAGCTGCAGGCGTTCCTCGTGCTGCCGCCGCTGGTCGGGGTGTACCTGTACGCGTCGCCGCGGCCGGTGCTGCGACGCGTCGGCCACCTGCTGGCGGCAGCCGTCGCCGTCGTCGTGTCGGCGGGGTGGTGGGTCGCCATCGTCGAGCTCGTGCCCGCGTCGTCCCGGCCGTACATCGGCGGCTCGCAGACGAACAGCTTCCTCGAGCTCACCTTCGGGTACAACGGGCTCGGCCGGGTCACCGGCGACGAGGACGGCAGCGTGGTGCCGGGCGGGGGTACCACGGGGGCCGGTTCGTGGGGTTCGACCGGCCTGACCCGGCTGTTCGGCTCGGAGTTCGCGACGCAGATCACCTGGCTCCTGCCGACCGCCCTGGTGCTCCTCGTCGTCGCAGTGGTCGCGGTCGGCGTCCGGAAGCGCACCGACCCGAGGCTCGCCACGGTCCTGGTCCTCGGGGCATCGCTGCTGACGACCGGCCTGGTGTTCAGCTTCATGGGTGGGATCTTCCACCCGTACTACACGGTCGCGCTCGCACCGTACATCGCCGGACTGGTGGGCATCGGGGCCGGGGTGCTCTGGCAGCGTCGTCCGGTCCTCGCCTGGCGGATCACGGCCGCCGTCACGGTCGCGGTGACGGGAGCGTGGTCGTTCCGGCTGCTCGACGAGACGGCTTCGTGGCAGCCCTGGATCCGGTGGGTGGTGCTGGCGTCCGCGGCTGTCGGGAGCGTCCTCGTGCTCCTGCCGCCCCGCCGACGGAGCATCGGCGCAGCGACCGTGGCGGCGGTGCTCGTCGCGGCGCTGCTCGGACCCACGGCGTCCTCGGTGCAGACGGCGTCCGTCGCGCACAGCGGCGCGATCCCCTCGGCCGGCCCCGCCGTCGCCCGCGGCACGGGTGGCGGCGGAGCCACCCCCGGTGGCACCGCCCCCGGCGGTGGCACCGCCCCCGGCGGCGGAACCGCACCCGGTAGCACACCGCCCGGCGCGAGCACGGGTGGCGCGACCCGGGCCGCCCCGACCGGAGGCGCCGCGAACCTGCTCGGCGGCTCGACGGAGGTCTCGAGCGAGCTCGTCGCCGTCCTGTCCGCCGATGCCGGTGACGCCACATGGCTCGCCGCGACCGTCGGCTCCAACAGCGCCGCGAGCTACCAGCTGGCGACGGGCGACCCGGTGATGGCGATCGGCGGCTACAACGGCACGGACCCCGCCCCGACGCTCGCACAGTTCCGGTCCGAGGTAGCAGCCGGTGCGATCCACTGGTTCATCGCCGGCTCATCCTCCGGGTCCGGCTCGACCACCAACTCGGACAGCACGACTGCCGACCAGATCACGGCGTGGGTCGCGGCGAACTTCACGTCGACGACCGTGGACGGTGTGACCCTCTACGACCTCACGGCCGCCTCGTGACCGACCCGCTCCGGTCCGGAGCGGGTCGGGAGGCTCGGCGTCCGCCGAAGTGCGGACTGGTGCGGCCCCCGAACGAGGGTCAGGATGCTGCCTAGTTGCACAGCGCAACGGGTCAGGTACTTCCCCCGACAGAGGAGTCGTCATGAAGAAGTCCATCGCAGCCGCGTTCGCCGCCGCGGCCGTCATCACCGCGGGTGTGTTCGCCGCGTCACCCGCCTCGGCACTGCCGGCCAGCACGAAGGTCGTCGGCGGCGAGAAGGCCCCCACCACTTCGTGGGCGGTCCAGCTCGAGGCCTCGGGCGGCTCCATCCCGTCGGGCTACGTCAGCAACTGCACCGGCGAGCAGATCAACGCCTCGTGGATCCTCACCGCCCGTCACTGCATCGACGGCATCGGCGCGATGAACGTCTACCACTCGAACTCCACGACCAACCGGGGCACGGCCGTCGCCGTCGACCGCGTCAGTGCCTCGCCCGCGGGCGACATCGCCCTCGTCCACCTGCGGACCGCCTACTCGCTGTCCACCTACGCGCCCCTCGACCTCACCGCGACCGCCAAGTCGAGCGGGACCGGCACCATCCAGGGTTACGGCCTGCGCGCGAACGCGACCCAGTCCGACGGGCTCTACCAGGCCACCGTCTCGCTCACCGGCGCGAGCACCGATGCCTACAGCGGTCGTGCCCAGCACCTCACGGGCGTGACCGGCGCCTCGAACCACGGCGACTCCGGCGGGCCGCTGCTCGTGAACGGCAAGGTCGTCGCCGTCTGCTCCACCGGTGACAGCGCCGACCCCGGCGCGGACACCAAGGCCGGCTCCAACTACGCCCTGCTGTCGCAGGCCTCGTCCTGGATCAAGACCACGGCCGGCGTCTGAACCAGGTGGCGGACTGGAGGCCCGTGGCGACACCGCCACGGGCCTCCCGTCCGTCATCAGCCGTGTCCAGAGCGGCTGCTCGCCCACCCGCGCTGGGTCAGGAGTTGTCGATCACACGGACGTAGTCGATCTTCATCTGCTGCGGGAACTGCGTCGTGCCGTCCGGGTAGCCCGGCCAGCTGCCGCCGACGGCGAGGTTCAGCACGATGAAGAACGGCTTGTCGAAGACCCACGGGTTGCCACCCGTGTCGGCCGGCGTGACCGTCTTGTACGCGACACCGTCGACCGACCAGGTGATCGATCCGGGCTTCCAGTCGACCGCGAACGTGTGGAACGTGTCCGCGAACGACCACCCCTGTGGGTGCTGGTAGCTCGACGTGATGCCCTGGCCGCCGGAGTACCCGGGCCCGTGGACCGTGCCGTGCACCGTTGCCGGCTCGTACCCGACGTTCTCCATCACGTCGACCTCGCCGGAGTTCGGCCAGCCGACCTGGGGCAGGTCGGAGCCGAGCATCCAGAACGCGGGCCAGATGCCCTGGCCGCGGGGGATCTGGATCCGGGCCTCGACGCGGCCGTACCGGGGCGTGTACTTGCCCTGCGTCGTGAGTCGGGCGCTGGTGTACGAACCGTCGGCCTCGCGCTTCGCCGTGATGACCAGGTTGCCCTGCCCGTCGAGCGCCGAGTTGTCGCGCGAGTCGGTGTAGTCCTCGAGCTCGTTGTTGCCCCAGCCGCCGCCGCCGGTCTCGTTCGTCCACGCCGATCGATCCGGTGCGCTGCCCGCGGCTCCGTCGAAGTCCTGCGACCAGACCACGTCGCCGCTCGCGGCGTTCGCGGGGTCCGCTCCCTGCAGGACGGGGCCCGCACCGAGTGCGAGGGCCGCCGCTCCGGCGACCGTGAGAGCGACCAGTCGCCGCTTCCGAGTGGTGTGCATCATCGATCCTCCCGGGATCAGTTGTACGAGGCGACGCGGTTCGGGGCGGTGTTGCCCGCCGGTGTCGGCACCGCACCACCGACGCCGTTGATGACGCTCGAGATGGTGCCGGTGTCGCCGAGCGAGACCGTGACCAGGCCGTGCGCGCGGACGCCAGCGGTCTGCGGGACCTCGAACGCCCGGTCTGCGTGCACCGCGGGGTTCGCGTTGAAGAAGCAGTAGACGCCGCCGCCCCAGATCTCGTGGCTCGTCACGTTCGCTGCCACCTTGTAGGCGGCGTAGCCGGCGCCGGTCGGGCTCTGCCACGAGGCGTTGTCGGGCACGTCGTAGGGCATCTCGTTCTGGAAGAAGATCGTCTTGCCGTTGTTGCCGTTCCACTGCACTTCGTACTTCTGGTAGTGCTCGACGAACAGCCCGGTGGCGAGGACGTCGTTGCCGTTCACCTCGACGCCGGTCGCCCCGGTGTTCACGGTCCACCCGGTCGCCGCACCGCCGTGGTCCGCGCGCCAGGCCCAGATGTGGTCGACGAGCGTGTCGTCGGCGTTCACCTGCAGCGTGGTCGAGGCCTTGCCCTGCACGCTCGATCCGACGCGGAAGAAGACGTCCTGGATGCTCTGCGGGTCGCCGGCGTGGTCGACGTGCGACCCGGACGCGCCGAGGCGGACCAACTGCGCGCTGTTCTGCGTGCCCGCATCGACCACGAGGTTCGAGACGTTCACCCCCGCGACGTCGGTCGAGGTCAGGACGGCGTTGCCCTTGCTCGGCACGAGCGTCGGGAAGCCGATGCCCGTCACGACGGTGTCCGCGCGGGTGACGTTGATCGCCGCGTCGAGCTGGTAGGTGCCCGGTGTGAAGAACAGGTTCAGCCCCTGGGCCAGCGCGCTGTTGATGGTCGCCGCCGAGTCGCCCGGGTGGGCGACGTAGAAGTTCCGCATCGGGATGTCGGTGCCGCCGGTGTTCGGCCACGTGACACCGCTCGAGTTCTGCCGCAGCGACGGGACGAACACGTGGTACTTGTTCGACGAGTCGACGTACAGGTACGGCTTCTCCCGCGTCGTCGGGGTCGTGGCGAGCGTGGTGTAGCTCTTCGAGAAGTCGTTCGCCGGGGCGCCGTTCACCCCTGAGAACGTCATGTTCCAGTTGCCGCCCTGCCACGAGCCGATCGTGGAGTTCCGGGTGTACCACTGCTGCTGCGACCCGGAGGTCACCGTGCCGTCGACCTTGGTGTCGGCGATGTAGCCGCCCGACGAGTACCCCTGGCCGCCGTCCTGGTTGGACGGCCCCATCGTCAGGTTCCCCTTGATGTGCACCCGACGCATCGGCGCGGCCTGGGACACCGCCCACCGGTCGGTGCCGCCTTCGGGGACGATCGCCACGTTCTCGACCGACCGCCAGAAGTTCTGCGTCGCGTTCTTCTCGTCCCCGGCGTTCCATCCGGAATCGACGTTCACGGCACCGTTGATCGTCACGTCGTCGGGGTTCTTCCCCAGCCCGGCGACCGATGTGTAGAAGCCCAGGTTCGCCCAGACGCGGCCGTAGCTGCCGGGCTTGAACAGGAAGGCGTACCGCTGCGTGCCGAACTGCGCGCTCGTGCTGCGGAGCTGACTGGTGAAGGCGGCGTCGACGTCGGCCTGGATGGTCGACGCGGGCACCGAGGGATCGTAGATCTTGACGTTGCTCCCGAAGTCCGGGGTGTCGCTCGTCGTGACCGCCTGAGCGGAGACCGCGGGGACGAGGGCCCCCACGACACCGGCGCTCAAGGCGATCGCGACGAGCTGCTTCATC from Curtobacterium sp. MCJR17_020 includes:
- a CDS encoding glycosyltransferase family 39 protein; translated protein: MSGTSTVTPVRSTLLSARLRSVGRSRTDPARWERPAFLGLLVATGVLYLVGLGVNGWANSFYSAAIQAGSQSWEAFFYGSSDAANAITVDKPPAFLWVIGVSVRLFGLNSWSILVPQALMGVASVAILYRIVRRRFTAGAALVAGAALAVTPVATLMFRYNNPDALLTLLVVGAIALTLRGVESGRMRWVVWAGVLVGLGFLTKQLQAFLVLPPLVGVYLYASPRPVLRRVGHLLAAAVAVVVSAGWWVAIVELVPASSRPYIGGSQTNSFLELTFGYNGLGRVTGDEDGSVVPGGGTTGAGSWGSTGLTRLFGSEFATQITWLLPTALVLLVVAVVAVGVRKRTDPRLATVLVLGASLLTTGLVFSFMGGIFHPYYTVALAPYIAGLVGIGAGVLWQRRPVLAWRITAAVTVAVTGAWSFRLLDETASWQPWIRWVVLASAAVGSVLVLLPPRRRSIGAATVAAVLVAALLGPTASSVQTASVAHSGAIPSAGPAVARGTGGGGATPGGTAPGGGTAPGGGTAPGSTPPGASTGGATRAAPTGGAANLLGGSTEVSSELVAVLSADAGDATWLAATVGSNSAASYQLATGDPVMAIGGYNGTDPAPTLAQFRSEVAAGAIHWFIAGSSSGSGSTTNSDSTTADQITAWVAANFTSTTVDGVTLYDLTAAS
- a CDS encoding S1 family peptidase, which translates into the protein MKKSIAAAFAAAAVITAGVFAASPASALPASTKVVGGEKAPTTSWAVQLEASGGSIPSGYVSNCTGEQINASWILTARHCIDGIGAMNVYHSNSTTNRGTAVAVDRVSASPAGDIALVHLRTAYSLSTYAPLDLTATAKSSGTGTIQGYGLRANATQSDGLYQATVSLTGASTDAYSGRAQHLTGVTGASNHGDSGGPLLVNGKVVAVCSTGDSADPGADTKAGSNYALLSQASSWIKTTAGV
- a CDS encoding glycoside hydrolase family 16 protein, whose amino-acid sequence is MMHTTRKRRLVALTVAGAAALALGAGPVLQGADPANAASGDVVWSQDFDGAAGSAPDRSAWTNETGGGGWGNNELEDYTDSRDNSALDGQGNLVITAKREADGSYTSARLTTQGKYTPRYGRVEARIQIPRGQGIWPAFWMLGSDLPQVGWPNSGEVDVMENVGYEPATVHGTVHGPGYSGGQGITSSYQHPQGWSFADTFHTFAVDWKPGSITWSVDGVAYKTVTPADTGGNPWVFDKPFFIVLNLAVGGSWPGYPDGTTQFPQQMKIDYVRVIDNS